A stretch of the Nicotiana tabacum cultivar K326 chromosome 6, ASM71507v2, whole genome shotgun sequence genome encodes the following:
- the LOC107828874 gene encoding protein DETOXIFICATION 33-like, translated as MVKESQEKKHKYNIMESVGPFEMERKFQADDYDDAKKTGEKSWVESRKMWKIAAPAVLTAVAQFSIGFVTVAFIGHLGSTELAAVSIVQNVIEGFVYGIMLGMGSALETLCGQAVGAGKYDMLGIYMQRSCVLTLVTALLLTPFYIFTSPLLKLLHQNTSISELAGKYAIWVIPQLYAYALNFPVEKFLQAQGKIWVMTVINLVILALHVVLNWVLVTKCGHGLLGAAIAGNISWWLVVIAQFVYVISGYFPEAWTGFSTLAFKSLWGFLKLSLASAIMLCLELWYYTVVILMVGWLKNPEIAVDAISICMNLQLWTLMISLGFNAAVSVRVSNELGAGRPKAAKFSVVVAVVTSMIVGVFFTAAVIAAKNHFPVLFSSKPEVIKETSKLGYFLAATIILNSIQPVLHGVAVGAGWQFSVAIINIVCYYVIGLPIGACLGYLANFGVEGIWSGMLFGSLLQTVILLLKMFRTNWHEEAIHAEERIKSYASTPLHPNIVEQTRWCDTSHLPLVT; from the exons ATGGTGAAGGAAAGTCAAGAGAAGAAGCACAAGTACAACATAATGGAGTCTGTAGGGCCTTTTGAAATGGAAAGGAAATTTCAGGCTGATGATTATGATGATGCCAAGAAAACGGGAGAAAAAAGCTGGGTTGAATCCAGGAAGATGTGGAAGATAGCAGCACCAGCCGTTTTGACAGCAGTGGCTCAGTTCTCCATTGGCTTTGTCACGGTTGCATTCATAGGCCATCTTGGGTCTACGGAGCTAGCTGCTGTCTCTATTGTTCAGAATGTGATTGAAGGATTTGTCTATGGAATAATG CTAGGTATGGGAAGTGCCCTTGAGACACTCTGTGGTCAAGCTGTTGGAGCTGGAAAATATGATATGCTTGGAATCTACATGCAAAGATCATGTGTCCTTACTCTTGTAACAGCCTTATTGCTGACACCATTTTACATATTCACATCACCTTTACTGAAGTTACTACACCAGAATACAAGTATTTCAGAACTTGCTGGAAAGTATGCGATATGGGTGATTCCTCAATTGTATGCTTACGCGCTCAATTTCCCTGTTGAAAAATTCCTCCAAGCTCAAGGAAAAATATGGGTTATGACAGTGATTAATCTAGTTATATTGGCACTTCATGTTGTACTAAATTGGGTGCTGGTGACAAAATGCGGGCATGGCCTACTTGGTGCTGCCATAGCAGGGAATATCTCATGGTGGCTTGTGGTTATAGCTCAATTTGTCTATGTTATCTCCGGTTACTTCCCTGAAGCATGGACTGGATTTTCCACATTAGCATTCAAATCACTGTGGGGTTTTTTAAAACTGTCACTTGCATCAGCTATCATGCTCTG CCTGGAGCTCTGGTATTACACAGTGGTGATTCTTATGGTAGGGTGGTTAAAGAATCCGGAAATTGCAGTAGATGCTATATCAATCTG CATGAACTTGCAATTATGGACACTGATGATCTCTCTAGGTTTCAATGCCGCAGTCAG TGTGCGTGTTTCCAATGAACTAGGAGCTGGTCGTCCAAAAGCTGCAAAATTCTCAGTTGTGGTTGCTGTAGTTACATCAATGATTGTTGGAGTTTTCTTTACTGCTGCAGTTATTGCAGCTAAGAACCATTTCCCCGTATTGTTTTCTAGTAAACCTGAGGTCATAAAGGAGACATCAAAATTAGGGTACTTCTTGGCTGCGACCATCATTCTCAACAGCATCCAGCCTGTACTTCATG GGGTGGCAGTTGGAGCTGGATGGCAATTTTCAGTTGCAATCATAAATATAGTTTGCTACTATGTAATCGGCCTACCAATTGGTGCCTGCCTCGGTTACCTTGCCAATTTTGGAGTGGAGGGGATCTGGTCTGGGATGTTGTTTGGCAGCCTCCTTCAAACAGTAATTTTGTTGTTGAAAATGTTCCGAACTAACTGGCATGAAGAG GCAATCCATGCTGAGGAACGCATAAAGTCATATGCCAGCACGCCTTTGCATCCAAATATAGTAGAGCAAACCAGATGGTGTGATACTTCACATCTGCCCCTAGTGACATGA